The Micromonospora sp. Llam0 genome contains a region encoding:
- a CDS encoding NAD(P)-dependent alcohol dehydrogenase: MRAVMFDAYGPPDVLTQVDLPKPVPRGDQVLVRVHATTVTSAECGMRRGEPRWGRAIIGLRRPRSGIRVLGLEFAGEVTATGPAASRFRVGDRVFGFTGFGVGANAEYKCLSERASLTTMPANVTYPQAAATVDGFTTAWHFLHDLADLRPGQKVLVVGASGSIGTYAVQLAKHFGAEVHGVCSGRNADLVGSLGAHRVFDYTAEDFTASGERYDVVFDTVGRSSFARCRPVLTRRGCYLPTTGLMTNNLLAAGTAVTGGRRVRTGMSVRKHAALAALRDLLGDGRLRVVIDRSYPLADIVEAHRYVDSGHKVGNVVITVTADDAPGV; the protein is encoded by the coding sequence ATGCGAGCGGTGATGTTCGACGCGTACGGCCCGCCCGACGTGCTCACCCAGGTCGACCTGCCAAAGCCCGTACCCCGTGGCGACCAGGTGCTGGTCCGGGTGCACGCCACCACGGTGACCTCGGCCGAGTGCGGGATGCGCCGGGGCGAACCCCGCTGGGGCCGGGCCATCATCGGTCTGCGACGCCCACGCAGCGGGATCCGGGTGCTCGGGCTGGAGTTCGCCGGGGAGGTCACCGCGACCGGGCCGGCGGCCAGCAGGTTCCGGGTCGGCGACCGGGTCTTCGGCTTCACCGGCTTCGGTGTCGGGGCGAACGCCGAGTACAAGTGCCTGTCGGAGCGGGCGTCGTTGACGACGATGCCGGCGAACGTGACGTACCCGCAGGCCGCCGCGACCGTCGACGGGTTCACCACCGCCTGGCATTTCCTGCACGACCTGGCCGACCTGCGGCCCGGTCAGAAGGTGCTGGTCGTCGGTGCCTCCGGCAGCATCGGCACGTACGCCGTCCAGCTCGCGAAGCATTTTGGCGCCGAGGTGCACGGCGTGTGCAGCGGCCGCAACGCCGACCTGGTCGGCTCGCTCGGCGCACACCGGGTGTTCGATTACACCGCCGAGGACTTCACCGCCAGCGGCGAGCGCTACGACGTGGTCTTCGACACGGTCGGTCGCAGCTCGTTCGCCCGGTGCCGGCCGGTGCTGACCCGGCGCGGCTGCTACCTGCCGACGACCGGCCTGATGACGAACAACCTGCTGGCGGCCGGCACGGCCGTCACCGGCGGCCGGCGGGTCCGGACCGGGATGTCGGTACGCAAGCACGCCGCCCTGGCCGCGCTGCGAGACCTGCTCGGCGACGGCCGGCTCCGGGTCGTCATCGACCGCAGCTACCCGTTGGCCGACATCGTCGAGGCCCACCGGTACGTCGACAGCGGGCACAAGGTCGGCAACGTCGTGATCACCGTCACGGCCGACGACGCCCCGGGGGTCTAG
- a CDS encoding phage tail protein: MALVLGELATILKADLAPFERDLRKARRAFDQHKDALKAGAAVAGAAIAAGIGAGLVSAMNLSSAQAKLKNQLGDPAVAEAAGAAAAGSFGRGFTATIDEAMADASAVFSSGLTGGSQNEQLIEDLTVKTQALSKTFEFDLAKAAGVAGVVMRDGLAKDGTEALDLIARTSQRVGPQFREDILDAAHEYGTFFASLGFDGPQAFELLARGAEKGTYGIDKIADTIKELTLIATDMSTGTQEAFGEIGLDAHQMANDLLAGGDTAQAAFGKIISGLQDIKDPADRANTAIALFGTPLEDMNKADIPEFLDSLSNLGDGMTDAAGTASEMAETFEQDAGQQLQAFKNQVQAALVDKLAEAVPYMRATFGWLSENSDWVGPLTTGLGVLAGAIALIIGALKVWAAVQIVLNLALWTSPITWIVLGVLALIAVIVLIATKTTWFSDLWNWAWNGIKGAALKTWDWLKSLPGKMKEAYSNLANIITAPFRNAFNAIARLWNGGPGRMSFTVPDWIPKFGGRGFSMPTMPMLAKGGNILEAGMAIVGEAGPEMLHLPRGAQVEPLRGGGRNQHAEQRVTLIIRGDGVVAGIREDIRLKGGGDVVRHLTPQTGGGWS; this comes from the coding sequence ATGGCTCTTGTCCTGGGTGAGCTCGCCACCATCCTCAAGGCCGACCTCGCACCCTTCGAGCGCGACCTTCGCAAGGCAAGGCGTGCCTTCGACCAGCACAAGGATGCCCTCAAAGCTGGCGCGGCGGTGGCCGGTGCCGCCATCGCGGCCGGGATCGGCGCCGGCCTCGTCTCCGCCATGAACCTATCCAGCGCGCAGGCGAAGTTGAAGAACCAGCTCGGCGACCCGGCCGTAGCCGAGGCCGCCGGGGCCGCTGCCGCCGGTAGCTTCGGGCGTGGTTTCACTGCCACGATCGACGAGGCGATGGCCGACGCCTCCGCCGTCTTCAGCTCGGGACTGACCGGCGGGTCACAGAATGAACAGCTGATCGAAGACCTGACCGTCAAGACACAGGCGCTGTCGAAGACTTTCGAATTCGATCTGGCCAAGGCAGCCGGTGTAGCCGGTGTCGTGATGCGTGACGGATTGGCCAAGGACGGCACCGAAGCCCTTGACCTCATCGCCCGCACCTCACAGCGAGTCGGCCCGCAGTTCCGGGAAGACATCCTCGACGCCGCACACGAGTACGGCACCTTCTTCGCGTCCCTTGGCTTCGATGGCCCGCAAGCCTTCGAATTGCTGGCGCGCGGCGCGGAGAAGGGCACGTACGGCATCGACAAGATTGCCGACACGATCAAAGAGTTGACGCTGATCGCTACCGACATGTCGACCGGTACGCAGGAGGCGTTCGGCGAGATTGGACTCGATGCCCATCAGATGGCCAACGATCTGCTCGCCGGGGGCGACACCGCGCAGGCCGCATTCGGCAAGATCATCAGCGGGTTGCAGGACATCAAGGACCCGGCCGACCGGGCTAACACCGCTATCGCCCTATTCGGCACCCCGCTCGAAGATATGAACAAAGCGGACATCCCCGAATTCCTGGATTCACTGTCGAATTTGGGTGACGGGATGACCGACGCCGCCGGTACCGCGTCCGAGATGGCGGAGACCTTCGAGCAGGACGCCGGCCAGCAGCTGCAGGCCTTCAAGAACCAGGTGCAGGCCGCCCTAGTCGACAAGCTCGCCGAGGCGGTGCCGTACATGCGCGCCACCTTCGGCTGGCTCAGCGAAAACTCAGACTGGGTGGGACCACTCACTACCGGTCTCGGCGTCCTCGCCGGCGCTATCGCACTGATCATCGGTGCGCTTAAGGTGTGGGCCGCCGTCCAGATCGTATTGAACTTGGCGCTGTGGACGTCGCCGATCACCTGGATTGTCCTCGGCGTCCTCGCCCTCATCGCCGTGATAGTTTTGATAGCCACCAAGACGACGTGGTTCTCCGACCTGTGGAATTGGGCCTGGAACGGCATCAAGGGTGCAGCGCTGAAAACGTGGGATTGGCTGAAATCCCTACCCGGAAAGATGAAAGAGGCCTACTCCAACCTCGCGAACATCATCACCGCACCATTCAGGAATGCGTTTAATGCGATCGCCCGACTCTGGAATGGTGGCCCCGGAAGAATGTCATTCACGGTGCCCGACTGGATTCCGAAGTTCGGCGGGCGGGGATTCAGCATGCCGACCATGCCCATGTTGGCGAAGGGTGGCAACATCCTCGAGGCCGGTATGGCGATCGTGGGTGAGGCCGGGCCGGAGATGCTGCACCTCCCGCGCGGCGCCCAGGTCGAGCCGCTCAGGGGTGGCGGCCGGAACCAGCACGCCGAGCAGCGGGTCACCCTGATCATCCGGGGTGACGGTGTCGTGGCCGGCATCCGCGAGGACATCCGACTCAAGGGCGGCGGCGACGTGGTCCGGCACCTCACCCCGCAGACTGGCGGAGGCTGGTCATGA
- a CDS encoding CehA/McbA family metallohydrolase, producing the protein MSGSHPHRCHHTPDDHQTGQLPYGQIDPASHPAGGLGRRSMLAAAGGMLMLAAVPGTARAATAMTAGAPAATAPGASRASRISQGTTLVHADLHNHTVMSDGDGSADDAFASMREAGLDVAALTDHATMFAISGLSQSEWRTTGELANAADDPGQFTAIRGFEWSHPLQGHINVWNTSDFADLLRAGSPGSLYRWLAGRPGGLASFNHPGREIGRFDNFSYDASARQQLVGLEMFNRTDDYLFEGWSSRTTSPLVACLNAGWRPGLTGVTDEHGTSWGFHEGKGRSGLWVAENTRAAVFEAMAARRCFATRVSGLRLDAAANGVRMGGVIGLTSGDVRFQVDLDRGAVWDGKPLRIQVLRPGTSVPTVVDVVDTVAGSVAELTVPLDVADGDWVVLRVSDPELANPTPGPNGHPCNDFGVAYSSPWWLQP; encoded by the coding sequence ATGAGTGGATCACACCCCCACCGCTGCCATCACACACCCGACGACCACCAGACGGGTCAGCTGCCGTACGGCCAGATCGACCCCGCCTCGCACCCGGCCGGCGGCCTCGGCCGCAGATCAATGCTGGCCGCTGCCGGCGGCATGCTGATGCTCGCGGCCGTCCCCGGCACCGCCCGGGCCGCCACCGCCATGACGGCCGGCGCGCCGGCGGCGACCGCGCCCGGCGCTTCCCGGGCGTCGCGGATCAGTCAGGGGACCACCCTGGTCCACGCCGATCTGCACAACCACACCGTCATGTCCGACGGGGACGGCAGCGCCGACGATGCGTTCGCCTCGATGCGCGAGGCCGGGCTCGACGTCGCCGCGCTCACCGACCACGCGACGATGTTCGCCATCAGCGGGCTCAGCCAGTCGGAGTGGCGGACCACCGGTGAGCTCGCCAACGCGGCCGACGACCCCGGCCAGTTCACCGCGATCCGCGGCTTCGAGTGGTCGCACCCGCTGCAGGGCCACATCAACGTGTGGAACACCTCGGACTTCGCCGACCTGCTGCGGGCCGGTAGCCCCGGCAGCCTCTACCGGTGGTTGGCCGGCCGGCCCGGTGGCCTGGCCAGCTTCAACCATCCGGGGCGGGAGATCGGCCGGTTCGACAACTTCTCGTACGACGCCTCGGCCCGACAGCAGCTCGTCGGCCTGGAGATGTTCAACCGTACCGACGACTATCTGTTCGAAGGCTGGTCGTCCCGGACGACGTCGCCGCTGGTGGCCTGCCTCAACGCCGGCTGGCGGCCGGGTCTGACCGGGGTCACCGACGAGCACGGCACCAGCTGGGGGTTCCACGAGGGCAAGGGCCGCAGCGGTCTGTGGGTCGCCGAGAACACCCGCGCGGCGGTGTTCGAGGCGATGGCGGCCCGCCGCTGCTTCGCCACCCGGGTCTCCGGCCTGCGGCTCGACGCGGCCGCCAACGGCGTACGGATGGGTGGGGTCATCGGATTGACCTCCGGTGACGTCCGGTTCCAGGTGGACCTGGACCGGGGTGCGGTGTGGGACGGCAAGCCGCTGCGGATCCAGGTGCTGCGCCCCGGGACCTCGGTGCCGACCGTGGTCGACGTCGTCGACACCGTCGCCGGGTCGGTCGCCGAGCTCACCGTGCCGCTCGACGTCGCCGACGGCGACTGGGTCGTGCTGCGGGTCTCCGACCCGGAGCTGGCCAACCCGACGCCCGGCCCGAACGGGCACCCATGTAACGACTTCGGGGTGGCGTACAGCAGTCCATGGTGGCTGCAACCCTGA
- a CDS encoding AlpA family transcriptional regulator has protein sequence MDLVALGDVAEMLGGVSTTRATQITGRPGFPAPIGVVSGRRRVWLRSDVEAWIREHRPHQQMQPDD, from the coding sequence ATGGATCTGGTCGCGCTGGGCGACGTCGCCGAGATGCTCGGCGGCGTGTCGACGACGCGCGCAACACAGATCACCGGCCGGCCCGGCTTCCCCGCCCCGATCGGCGTGGTCTCCGGCCGGCGGCGCGTGTGGCTGCGCTCGGATGTCGAGGCCTGGATCCGCGAGCACCGACCACACCAGCAGATGCAGCCCGACGACTGA
- a CDS encoding phospholipase D-like domain-containing protein — protein sequence MPIEDWFLTGDQRGNPASGLPVWSEGNQVRVHVHGAAYFDRLVETVAAMGDGDQLFFTDWRGDPDQRLRPDGPTVADLLSAAAGRGVAVRGLVWRSHLDVLIYSAEQNRNLAEEINDDGGQVLLDQRVRRFGSHHQKLVVARHPGHPERDVAFAGGIDLCHSRRDDAAHRGDPQPVSMSPRYGDRPPWHDVQLELRGPVVAALDLTFRERWTDPTALRRGNPVAMLRDRLAGRPARGGPLPAPPDPPADCGPHAVQVLRTYPAKSRPYPYAPHGERTVALGYAKAIRRARRLIYLEDQYMWSSQVAQLFADALRANPDLHLIVVVPRHPDVDGRLALPPNVVGREHAIDVCRRADPDRVHVFDVENHAGTPVYVHAKVCVVDDVWASVGSDNFNRRSWTHDSELSCAVLDDTRDPRAPHDPAGLGDHARTFARDLRLTLLREHLDRDPDGSRDHDLLDPADTVRAVGAAADTLDAWYRAGRRGPRPAGRLRRHDPAKLSTFTRAWATPPYHLFYDPDGRPRRLRRTATW from the coding sequence GTGCCGATCGAGGACTGGTTTCTCACCGGCGACCAGCGTGGCAACCCGGCCTCCGGGCTGCCGGTGTGGTCCGAGGGCAACCAGGTGCGTGTACACGTGCACGGGGCGGCGTACTTCGACCGGCTGGTCGAGACCGTCGCCGCGATGGGCGACGGCGACCAGCTGTTCTTCACCGACTGGCGGGGCGACCCTGACCAGCGGCTGCGCCCGGACGGGCCGACCGTGGCCGACCTGCTGTCCGCCGCCGCTGGCCGGGGCGTGGCGGTCCGTGGCCTGGTCTGGCGCTCCCACCTCGACGTGCTGATCTACAGCGCGGAGCAGAACCGAAACCTGGCCGAGGAGATCAACGACGACGGTGGCCAGGTGCTGCTCGACCAGCGGGTACGCCGGTTCGGCTCGCACCACCAGAAGCTGGTAGTGGCCCGCCACCCGGGCCACCCCGAACGGGACGTCGCCTTCGCCGGCGGGATCGACCTGTGTCACAGCCGGCGTGACGACGCCGCCCACCGGGGCGACCCGCAGCCGGTGAGCATGTCGCCCCGGTACGGCGACCGGCCGCCCTGGCACGACGTCCAGTTGGAACTGCGCGGCCCGGTCGTCGCCGCGCTCGACCTGACCTTCCGGGAACGGTGGACCGACCCGACCGCCCTGCGGCGGGGCAACCCGGTCGCGATGCTGCGGGACCGGCTGGCCGGTCGGCCGGCCCGGGGCGGGCCGCTGCCGGCGCCGCCGGACCCGCCGGCGGACTGCGGCCCGCACGCCGTGCAGGTGCTGCGTACCTATCCGGCGAAGTCGCGGCCCTACCCGTACGCGCCGCACGGCGAGCGTACGGTTGCCCTCGGCTACGCCAAGGCGATCCGCCGGGCCCGCCGGCTGATCTACCTGGAGGACCAGTACATGTGGTCGTCGCAGGTCGCACAGTTGTTCGCCGACGCGCTGCGGGCCAACCCCGACCTGCATCTGATCGTCGTGGTGCCCCGCCACCCCGATGTGGACGGCCGGCTGGCGCTGCCGCCGAACGTGGTAGGCCGGGAGCACGCCATCGACGTCTGTCGCCGGGCCGACCCGGACCGGGTGCACGTGTTCGACGTGGAGAACCACGCCGGGACCCCGGTGTACGTGCACGCGAAGGTGTGCGTCGTAGACGACGTCTGGGCCAGCGTCGGCAGCGACAACTTCAACCGCCGATCCTGGACCCACGACAGCGAGCTGTCCTGCGCGGTTCTCGACGACACCCGGGACCCCCGTGCCCCGCACGATCCGGCCGGGCTGGGCGACCACGCCCGTACCTTCGCCCGGGATCTGCGGCTCACCCTGCTGCGCGAGCATCTGGACCGGGATCCGGACGGCAGCCGGGACCACGACCTGCTCGACCCGGCCGACACGGTCCGGGCCGTCGGCGCGGCGGCGGACACGCTGGACGCCTGGTACCGCGCCGGCCGTCGGGGGCCGCGCCCGGCCGGCCGGCTGCGCCGGCACGACCCGGCGAAGCTGTCCACGTTCACCCGGGCGTGGGCCACCCCGCCGTACCACCTGTTCTACGACCCCGACGGTCGGCCACGACGGCTGCGCCGTACCGCGACCTGGTGA
- a CDS encoding PadR family transcriptional regulator encodes MTERVRVTTSVAQVLAVLLDDPQAGRYGLELMQATGQPSGTLYPILARLQEAGWLRADWEDVDPSAAGRPARRYHRLTPEGVVAARAELAALRAKLRPRGAGGTRAADAATFTSAPGW; translated from the coding sequence ATGACGGAACGTGTCCGGGTCACCACCAGCGTGGCTCAGGTGTTGGCGGTGCTGCTCGACGATCCACAGGCTGGCCGGTACGGCCTGGAGCTCATGCAGGCCACCGGCCAGCCCAGCGGCACCCTGTATCCGATCCTGGCCCGGCTGCAGGAGGCGGGGTGGCTACGAGCCGACTGGGAGGACGTTGACCCCAGTGCGGCGGGGCGGCCGGCCCGGCGATACCACCGCCTGACGCCGGAGGGGGTGGTGGCGGCCCGCGCCGAACTCGCGGCCCTGCGGGCGAAACTCCGCCCGCGCGGCGCCGGCGGCACTCGGGCCGCCGACGCCGCCACCTTCACATCGGCGCCGGGGTGGTGA
- a CDS encoding type II toxin-antitoxin system Phd/YefM family antitoxin, translating into MSSKQIGIEDARKRLGDLIDAAQQGETVILTRHGKPAARLTAYHQETTVPATPAQMDLNQAAARAIAIARENRDMSAAEFDYEIKIYGIGGPHGPIGQAVYTVANGHLPPVEPGDQTIDQREANWVELWEALQPELKAYERRCEARQFANWSHAARSLGKRIRYA; encoded by the coding sequence ATGAGCAGCAAGCAGATCGGCATCGAAGACGCCCGCAAGCGCCTCGGCGACCTGATCGACGCCGCCCAACAGGGCGAGACCGTCATCCTCACCCGGCACGGCAAGCCGGCCGCCCGCCTCACCGCCTACCACCAGGAGACCACCGTGCCCGCCACCCCCGCCCAGATGGACCTGAACCAGGCTGCGGCCCGCGCCATCGCCATCGCCCGCGAAAACCGGGACATGTCGGCTGCCGAGTTCGACTACGAGATCAAGATCTACGGCATCGGCGGACCGCACGGGCCGATCGGGCAGGCCGTCTACACCGTCGCCAATGGCCACCTGCCGCCGGTGGAGCCAGGCGACCAGACCATCGACCAGCGCGAAGCCAACTGGGTCGAGCTGTGGGAGGCGCTGCAGCCGGAGCTGAAGGCCTACGAGCGCCGCTGCGAGGCACGCCAGTTCGCGAACTGGTCGCACGCGGCCAGGTCGCTCGGCAAGCGCATCCGCTACGCGTGA
- a CDS encoding tyrosine-type recombinase/integrase gives MATPADMITAHLTWMRAGRYADTTIDDARKLLTRLHRELPAGIHQALPEELAEWLSQRGWSSQTRATYYKHIVRLYKWAAGGRDPWLSFDPSTELSRPLTRPGLPRPAEAEAVRVAIHELPGQWTLVGRLVALAGLRPVEVARLTREQVTAQTIVVTGKGGKTRAIPTHQMIWDLVEPMPPGRLIVTRHGGPPTPKFVTTRGAHYLRAAEHNITLYRLRHYFGTEIQARFKDARVTQELMGHASLNTSQGYMQVTSDRMRQAIDMLSFGGVVATGASPAESEMAGGPGGSAVSPPLAAPSGRTDAARRQRPRLGVSGRAAGDPGRGSRRLRRAGRSG, from the coding sequence ATGGCGACCCCCGCAGACATGATCACCGCGCACCTCACCTGGATGCGCGCCGGCCGGTACGCAGACACCACCATCGACGACGCCCGCAAGCTCCTGACCCGGCTGCACCGGGAGCTGCCCGCCGGCATCCACCAGGCCCTGCCCGAAGAGCTCGCCGAGTGGTTGAGCCAGCGAGGCTGGTCGAGCCAGACCAGGGCGACCTACTACAAGCACATCGTTCGCCTGTACAAGTGGGCTGCCGGCGGCCGAGACCCATGGCTCAGCTTCGACCCCAGCACGGAACTCAGCCGGCCGCTCACCCGCCCCGGCCTACCCCGGCCCGCCGAGGCCGAGGCGGTCCGGGTGGCGATCCACGAGCTGCCCGGCCAGTGGACCCTCGTCGGCCGACTCGTCGCCCTGGCCGGGCTGCGGCCGGTGGAGGTGGCGCGGCTGACCCGCGAGCAGGTGACCGCGCAGACCATCGTGGTCACCGGCAAGGGCGGCAAGACCAGGGCGATCCCGACCCATCAGATGATCTGGGACCTCGTCGAGCCGATGCCGCCCGGCCGGCTCATCGTCACTCGGCACGGCGGACCGCCGACCCCGAAGTTCGTGACCACGCGCGGCGCCCACTACCTCAGGGCCGCCGAGCACAACATCACCCTGTACCGGCTGCGGCACTACTTCGGTACGGAGATCCAGGCGAGGTTCAAGGACGCGCGAGTCACCCAGGAGCTGATGGGTCACGCGTCCCTGAACACCTCGCAGGGCTACATGCAGGTCACGAGCGACAGGATGAGGCAGGCGATCGACATGCTCAGCTTCGGCGGGGTGGTCGCTACCGGAGCATCGCCGGCCGAGTCGGAGATGGCCGGCGGCCCTGGCGGGTCGGCGGTGTCGCCCCCGCTGGCGGCACCGTCAGGTCGTACCGATGCCGCTCGTCGGCAACGGCCTCGACTCGGGGTGTCCGGTCGGGCGGCAGGTGATCCCGGGAGGGGATCACGACGACTTCGGCGCGCTGGTCGGTCAGGATGA
- a CDS encoding peptidoglycan-binding protein, whose amino-acid sequence MASWRLARSLEVLRDEIRARHPGTTVWTIGDQAHASGWSDHNPNQAGVVCAIDVLADKGLDLDDFANRVVAARHPAFKYLIWNRRIWSAAYPGWRTYTGSNPHSTHVHVSVGQGPDGRSTGPYDDRSPWGIADEGDDMLVRQGQKSEVVAYWQRVLRDCGHDPGPIDGDYGPKTAAAVNAHRAKHKQGPAASVTGWQAWQLHTELARKHGGGSGERGPAGPAGATGPQGPAGARGPQGERGEPGPAGPAGRTPTRIAISGDVVETAPPSGSGE is encoded by the coding sequence ATGGCCAGCTGGCGGCTCGCCCGGTCCCTCGAGGTGCTGCGCGACGAGATCCGTGCCCGGCATCCGGGGACAACGGTGTGGACGATCGGCGACCAGGCGCACGCGTCGGGCTGGTCGGACCACAACCCCAATCAGGCCGGGGTGGTGTGCGCCATCGACGTGCTCGCGGACAAGGGCCTGGACCTGGACGACTTCGCCAACCGGGTCGTGGCCGCCCGGCACCCGGCATTCAAGTACCTGATCTGGAACCGGCGCATCTGGTCGGCCGCGTACCCGGGCTGGCGGACCTACACCGGCTCGAATCCACACAGCACCCACGTGCACGTGTCGGTGGGCCAGGGTCCGGACGGCCGATCGACCGGACCCTACGACGACCGATCCCCGTGGGGCATCGCAGACGAGGGAGACGACATGCTCGTACGGCAGGGCCAGAAGAGTGAGGTAGTCGCGTACTGGCAGAGGGTTTTGCGTGACTGTGGGCACGATCCCGGGCCGATCGACGGCGACTACGGGCCGAAGACGGCGGCCGCTGTGAACGCGCACCGGGCCAAGCACAAGCAGGGCCCGGCGGCCAGCGTCACGGGCTGGCAGGCCTGGCAGCTGCACACCGAGCTGGCCCGCAAGCACGGCGGCGGGTCCGGTGAGCGTGGGCCGGCCGGTCCGGCTGGTGCGACCGGACCGCAGGGACCCGCAGGGGCCCGGGGACCGCAGGGCGAGCGTGGCGAACCGGGGCCGGCGGGTCCGGCCGGCCGTACGCCGACCCGGATCGCGATCTCCGGCGACGTGGTCGAGACCGCACCACCGTCCGGGTCGGGCGAGTGA